A window of the Harmonia axyridis chromosome 5, icHarAxyr1.1, whole genome shotgun sequence genome harbors these coding sequences:
- the LOC123681010 gene encoding DNA ligase 1-like isoform X2 codes for MLEPKYPCMQSYSTDDVINACDSRDSYVFKKFLNAAIYVEKTIKKMKPDLQNYEKHLTDSIKIMKTKRCSCYIDADSCPCHPTMASGDGLKCTRSDTQVNCENTGFLQDLEKLKNINKNINKTILAKRPMQKKISKQDPVIQNKNPKPIFKLDLSKLDEGISPRAVPSETELGKGRNKVNSKIYGETGTKIKENSIAEVDPKNDIVFVAKSKEQSDDDSGSTTSSSSTLSTCSQITVKRSDKAVASESKVSLSTLTSFTPSENNSVRQWLSKKLEEQRKKNLAQKEEERKKQLERDKILEQERENFKIWLASKKRDEDKRKAEMERQRQLDQLRDLEKQKRHLENQIKYQIWLKRKEEADIEEPGTIENFTGTDRERAKVHSKSESVRRMARVFKK; via the exons ATGCTTGAGCCAAAATATCCTTGCATGCAGAGTTATTCTACTGATGACGTAATTAATGCTTGCGACAGTCGTGATTCTTATgtgtttaaaaaatttttaaacgcTGCTATTTATGTGGAAAAAACTATTAAGAAAATGAAGCCTGACCTTCAAAATTATGAGAAACATTTGACCGATtcgatcaaaataatgaaaaccaAAAG GTGTTCTTGCTACATTGACGCAGATAGCTGCCCTTGCCACCCAACAATGGCTTCAGGGGATGGCTTGAAATGTACAAGAAGTGACACTCAGGTCAATTGCGAAAACACAGGATTTTTGCAGGATTTGGAGAAACtcaagaatatcaacaaaaatatcaataaaaccaTATTAGCCAAACGTcctatgcaaaaaaaaatatctaaacaGGATCCTGTTATCCAAAATAAAAACCCGAAACCAATATTCAAGCTGGATTTGTCCAAGTTGGATGAGGGTATATCACCAAGAGCTGTTCCATCTGAAACTGAACTGGGCAAAGGCAGAAACAAGGTTAATTCGAAAATATACGGGGAAACAGGaacaaaaatcaaagaaaattcgATCGCAGAGGTTGATCCTAAAAATGACATAGTTTTCGTTGCTAAAAGCAAAGAACAGAGCGATGACGACTCAGGTAGCACAACATCGAGTTCTTCAACACTTAGTACATGCTCTCAAATAACCGTCAAAAGAAGTGATAAAGCTGTTGCTTCTGAATCCAAGGTATCACTATCTACTTTGACTTCATTTACACCATCTGAAAACAATAGCGTTAGGCAATGGTTATCGAAAAAGCTAGAAGAGCAAAGGAAAAAGAATCTTGCCCAAAAAGAGGAGGAGCGTAAAAAACAATTAGAACGGGATAAAATCCTTGAGCAAGAAcgagaaaacttcaaaatatgGCTGGCGTCGAAGAAAAGAGATGAAGATAAAAGAAAAGCTGAAATGGAAAGACAGCGGCAATTGGATCAATTAAGAGACTTGGAAAAACAGAAAAGACATCTCGAGAATCAAATCAAATATCAGATATGGTTGAAGAGGAAGGAGGAAGCTGATATAG AAGAACCAggaacaattgaaaattttacaggCACAGATAGAGAGAGAGCGAAGGTCCATAGCAAATCAGAAAGCGTTCGAAGAATGGCTAGAGTTTTCAAAAAATAA
- the LOC123681011 gene encoding rapamycin-insensitive companion of mTOR isoform X1, which yields MMTSWMLKHPKLRPDRLRRGKSKDLGEAIDITLEPEHVMKKLISGICDEEKEDKLKFLKAFVDFSKKINGDFGSIGYHVREVLICLRVSLVHAIPHIRAAGLKAIRHTISNENDIVIFNNLSIPYLAARCLDLSLKNDAERLEAMKLMRKVLLISPSNFHECLVRCLISLANSGIEEKDRMLRICLATLCEISILNSQKFIETGGVAAITRNLLESQIPKISESLCGILLYLLDKPCTREIADVDLDSVATPYCDFHYKHDWKDKNRDERDLRFNCSRLAMLTILRSWSGILQFCNPSNKSGLIAIIGILHLNQLEVRKAILDLLYELLGLPQPEWTDELSVALSAVDPSEPQISWRLNEGFVVAEGQSVLPHLAKYTPRITDMHLAALLYCFQNNGLIEALVEVIATSDTFISVRATVLLGELLRLIQLLLPSECCTSASALPTLLEYATKNSPQAIGAITALVQFHKLLKKRPVSHSLYLDFILRSGSCLKGTTKFNKLLNERRRRSIKSKIKKFVFHSAKDIVKDTSVLLHKDHLQWNWNLIRIIIKGQSNIKLTMNDSSHKIFLRRLVDFYLPSNNKFSHMDLSASKVCLAYTMVGIELIQFLVELNEPECVKLLNDLFIDILSHINALTSGKSVHDCLFSPQHMVNTQCQYYFLFVGRLATTELGLNILNQINMFQCLQNLVTTTNNDCYVKLIISSMDYSENTLSQNLLAAVLKCNIESSRLYATQFLLILLRSGIPEFASWGIPLLIGQLKDQAKVISLCALSIIHEACESLECLEVIINTPIDFDNLGWRGTFLLARILSHSNGLAKFCKEKSIVDEIKKWDECFSYRYVKQVEDDISDSLTLHQRGPDGKYDKRLSNARMFNYKDRHLPPHLYGQLSRLNEGFKVLMEHGSVTKFLKVVTNGPYSSDEEILEMKASIWALAHLCTSSEGIELLLGEVVTQLIRLAENASVYSVRGTAYYALGLIGTTQAGADEIYKMGWISTRHNRHELWPLVQEESLIPSDSENGSEDGFLEYSFGGSPMSNRLLEDNFERHMVWRKSSTLPNNRNYSNIFHQRSMSESKTFEMSKNYELRLRERVGLTKQFSNRSTESSMSSGDFYPGSKLPMMQGQTLSPIPSSSNVVAYNKPKQKIRRYSESGRRDSAQSGYLGSNEKSSQQGNSHKLSNQDLLGYTTLHVLRNNRQSSSDFDANSPLSIPFNDMNPAERNSSVEEFIFRSSLSSLTSTRNHLCQRFQLGAPCYMGISVPQHLNDLFPIRNDFNRFYAAGTKSSDIDNESQLSSFSAIEEKLEFIKPNMEFLHNKLQCLECTFGEESKSSKEAGSSVSGYLRQEILQYIELLSNPLWNKQSKLALLQLKQENPRLFEDPCLYSEACKIISENNYRLNIRRIIHELFFEVNYVSVYESAIKLIALKTAHLKNDDQRTQSVSSEPVKPKYEHEVDQRPKSAGLSPTQEMSNSFSSSSVKSITDINDLKLSYKENKFPIKHRDIYEK from the exons tCTGAGAGTTTCATTAGTTCATGCTATACCCCATATTCGTGCTGCAGGCTTAAAAGCTATAAGGCACaccatttcaaatgaaaatgatattgtaatattcaataatttatctATACCCTATTTGGCTGCAAG ATGCCTGGATTTGTCACTAAAGAATGATGCTGAGAGATTGGAAGCCATGAAACTAATGCGAAAAGTCCTTCTGATATCAccatcaaattttcatgaatgttTAGTTAGGTGTCTAATTTCTTTAGCTAATAGTGGCATTGAAGAGAAAGATAGAATGCTAAGGATATGTCTTGCTACATTATGTGAAATAA GTATATTAAATAgccaaaaattcattgaaacaggCGGAGTTGCTGCTATAACAAGAAATTTACTGGAAAgtcaaattccaaaaatttcagAATCCTTATGTGGTATACTTCTGTACTTATTGGATAAACCATGTACAAGGGAAATAGCTGATGTTGACTTAGACTCTGTCGCTACACCTTACTGTGATTTTCATTATAAACATGATTGGAAAGATAAAAATCG AGATGAAAGAGATTTAAGATTCAACTGCAGCCGATTAGCTATGCTCACAATTCTCAGAAGTTGGTCTGGTATTTTACAGTTTTGCAATCCAAGCAACAAATCTGGTTTAATAGCCATTATAGGTATTCTACATCTCAATCAGTTAGAAGTTAGG aaagcTATTTTGGATCTTTTATATGAACTATTAGGTCTTCCACAACCTGAATGGACAGATGAACTGTCTGTTGCTTTAAGTGCAGTAGATCCTAGTGAGCCTCAGATATCATGGAGGTTAAACGAAGGCTTTGTGGTTGCAGAAGGTCAATCAGTATTACCTCACCTTGCAAAATATACTCCAAGAATAACTGACATGCATTTGGCTGCCCTTTTATACTGCTTTCAAAATAATGGTCTCATTGAAGCTCTTGTTGAAGTTATTGCTACAAGTGATACCTTTATAAGCGTGAGAGCTACTGTATTACTAG GAGAACTGTTACGTCTTATTCAACTTCTACTGCCATCAGAATGCTGTACTTCTGCATCTGCCCTGCCAACACTCTTAGAATATGCAACAAAAAACAGTCCTCAAGCAATTGGGGCCATAACTGCCTTAGTTCAATTCCATAA gttATTAAAGAAAAGACCAGTTTCACATAGTTTATATTTAGATTTTATATTGAGAAGTGGAAGTTGTCTTAAAGGTACTACTAAATTCaacaaattattgaatgaacGGCGTCGAAGGAgtataaaatcaaaaataaaaaaa TTCGTTTTTCATTCGGCAAAGGATATAGTAAAAGACACAAGTGTTTTACTCCACAAGGATCATCTGCAATGGAATTGGAATTTGATTAGAATTATCATAAAG GGACAAAGTAACATAAAACTCACAATGAATGATAGTTCCCACAAAATCTTCCTTAGACGCTTAGTTGATTTTTATCTACCTTCAAACAATAAGTTTTCACACATGGATCTAAGTGCTTCTAAAGTGTGTTTAGCCTACACCATGGTGGGAATTGAACTTATTCAGTTTCTAGTAGAATTAAATGAACCTGAATGTgttaaattattgaatgatCTCTTCATAGATATTTTGAGCCATATCAATGCACTTACTAGTGGAAAAAGTGTTCATGATTGTCTTTTCAGTCCACAGCATATGGTTAATACTCAGTgtcaatattatttcttgtttgttggAAGATTAGCTACAACAGAACTGGGTTTGAATATACTCAACCAAATTAATATGTTTCAATG TTTACAAAATTTAGTTACAACAACTAATAATGACTGTTACGTTAAGTTAATCATTTCATCGATGGATTACAGTGAAAACACATTGAGCCAAAATCTTTTAGCAGCTGTATTAAAATGTAATATCGAAAGTTCTCGGTTGTATGCAACCCAGTTCTTATTAATCTTACTAAGATCGGGTATCCCAGAATTTGCAAGCTGGGGAATACCTTTATTGATTGGTCAACTGAAGGATCAGGCAAAAGTCATATCTTTGTGTGCCTTGTCTATAATACATGAAGCTTGCGAATCTTTAGAATGTTTAGAAGTAATTATCAACACTCCAATTGATTTTGACAATCTTGGATGGAGAGGAACTTTTTTGTTGGCGAGAATCTTATCTCATTCTAATGGACTCGCTAAATTTTGTAAAGAAAAGAGCATAGtggatgaaattaaaaaatgggATGAATGTTTTTCATACCGATATGTTAAACAAGTTGAGGACGATATTTCCGATTCCTTGACTCTTCACCAAAGGGGACCTGATGGAAAATATGATAAGAGATTGAGTAATGCTCGAATGTTCAATTATAAAGATCGTCATCTTCCTCCTCACTTATATGGACAGCTGTCTAGATTAAATGAAGGCTTCAAAGTTCTAATGGAACATGGATCAGTAACGAAGTTTTTAAAA gtTGTAACGAATGGTCCATACAGTTCTGATGAAGAAATACTTGAAATGAAAGCAAGCATTTGGGCTTTGGCCCATTTGTGTACTTCTTCAGAAGGTATTGAACTTTTGCTTGGTGAAGTTGTTACTCAATTGATACGTTTAGCTGAAAATGCTAGTGTTTATTCAGTTAGAGGAACGGCATATTATGCATTAGGGCTTATTGGAACAACTCAAGctggtgctgatgaaatatataaaatgg GTTGGATTAGTACACGTCATAATAGACATGAACTGTGGCCTCTAGTACAAGAAGAATCACTTATACCTAGTGATTCAGAAAATGGATCCGAAGATGGATTTTTAGAATATAGCTTTGGAGGTTCTCCAATGTCCAATCGTTTACTTGAAG ATAACTTTGAGAGACATATGGTTTGGAGAAAATCTTCAACTCTTCCTAATAATaggaattattcaaatatatttcatcaacgTTCAATGTCAGAGAGCAAAACATTTGAGATGTCAAAAAACTATGAATTGAGGTTACGTGAAAGAGTAGGATTAACTAAACAGTTCAGTAATAGATCAACTGAATCAAGTATGAGTTCAGGCGATTTTTACCCAGGATCCAAATTGCCAAT gATGCAAGGCCAAACTCTAAGTCCCATACCTAGTTCCTCAAATGTTGTGGCTTATAACAAACCAAAGCAAAAAATAAGAAGATACTCTGAGTCTGGTAGACGAGATTCTGCTCAAAGTG GTTATTTaggttcaaatgaaaaatcatcCCAACAAGGTAATTCACACAAGTTGAGCAATCAAGATCTTTTAGGCTACACAACTTTACATGTTTTGAGGAATAACAGACAGTCAAGTAGCGATTTTGACGCCAACAGTCCTCTTTCTATACCTTTTAATGACAT GAATCCCGCAGAAAGAAATTCATCTGTTGAGGAGTTCATTTTCCGTTCAAGTTTATCATCTCTAACTAGTACTAGAAATCATTTATGCCAAAGATTTCAACTTGGAGCTCCTTGCTACATGGGGATTTCAGTGCCACAACATTTAAATGATCTATTTCCAATTAGAAACGATTTTAATCGTTTCTATGCAGCAGGCACTAAATCATCTGATATCGACAATGAATCCCAGTTATCGTCATTTTCTGCAATAGAGGAAAAATTGGAGTTCATAAAACCAAATATGGAGTTTTTACATAATAAGCTACAATGCTTAGAATGTACGTTTGGTGAAGAAAGTAAATCATCAAAGGAAGCAGGATCATCAG tttcagGTTATTTAAGGCAAGAAATATTGCAGTACATTGAACTTCTCTCCAATCCTCTGTGGAACAAGCAATCAAAGCTGGCCTTGCTCCAATTGAAACAAGAAAACCCGAGACTTTTTGAAGATCCTTGTTTATATTCTGAAGCttgtaaaataatttcagagAACAATTATCGATTGAATATAAGAAGAATAATTCATGAACTATTTTTTGAAGTTAATTATGTCAGTGTGTATGAATCAGCTATAAAGTTAATAGCTTTAAAAACTGCCCACTTGAAAAATGATGACCAAAGAACACAGTCAGTTAGTTCTGAACCTGTAAAACCTAAATATGAACATGAAGTAGATCAAAGACCAAAGTCAGCTGGCTTATCCCCCACTCAAGAGATGAGTAACTCTTTTTCTAGTTCATCAGTTAAAAGTATTACTGATATAAATGACTTAAAATTAtcatataaagaaaataaatttcccaTCAAGCATAgggatatttatgaaaaatga
- the LOC123681010 gene encoding uncharacterized protein At1g10890-like isoform X1 — MLEPKYPCMQSYSTDDVINACDSRDSYVFKKFLNAAIYVEKTIKKMKPDLQNYEKHLTDSIKIMKTKRCSCYIDADSCPCHPTMASGDGLKCTRSDTQVNCENTGFLQDLEKLKNINKNINKTILAKRPMQKKISKQDPVIQNKNPKPIFKLDLSKLDEGISPRAVPSETELGKGRNKVNSKIYGETGTKIKENSIAEVDPKNDIVFVAKSKEQSDDDSGSTTSSSSTLSTCSQITVKRSDKAVASESKVSLSTLTSFTPSENNSVRQWLSKKLEEQRKKNLAQKEEERKKQLERDKILEQERENFKIWLASKKRDEDKRKAEMERQRQLDQLRDLEKQKRHLENQIKYQIWLKRKEEADIEKKNQEQLKILQAQIERERRSIANQKAFEEWLEFSKNKPRPLPLNKGLDSLRSSLSVTYVNPVPWVPNIDLKPASQ; from the exons ATGCTTGAGCCAAAATATCCTTGCATGCAGAGTTATTCTACTGATGACGTAATTAATGCTTGCGACAGTCGTGATTCTTATgtgtttaaaaaatttttaaacgcTGCTATTTATGTGGAAAAAACTATTAAGAAAATGAAGCCTGACCTTCAAAATTATGAGAAACATTTGACCGATtcgatcaaaataatgaaaaccaAAAG GTGTTCTTGCTACATTGACGCAGATAGCTGCCCTTGCCACCCAACAATGGCTTCAGGGGATGGCTTGAAATGTACAAGAAGTGACACTCAGGTCAATTGCGAAAACACAGGATTTTTGCAGGATTTGGAGAAACtcaagaatatcaacaaaaatatcaataaaaccaTATTAGCCAAACGTcctatgcaaaaaaaaatatctaaacaGGATCCTGTTATCCAAAATAAAAACCCGAAACCAATATTCAAGCTGGATTTGTCCAAGTTGGATGAGGGTATATCACCAAGAGCTGTTCCATCTGAAACTGAACTGGGCAAAGGCAGAAACAAGGTTAATTCGAAAATATACGGGGAAACAGGaacaaaaatcaaagaaaattcgATCGCAGAGGTTGATCCTAAAAATGACATAGTTTTCGTTGCTAAAAGCAAAGAACAGAGCGATGACGACTCAGGTAGCACAACATCGAGTTCTTCAACACTTAGTACATGCTCTCAAATAACCGTCAAAAGAAGTGATAAAGCTGTTGCTTCTGAATCCAAGGTATCACTATCTACTTTGACTTCATTTACACCATCTGAAAACAATAGCGTTAGGCAATGGTTATCGAAAAAGCTAGAAGAGCAAAGGAAAAAGAATCTTGCCCAAAAAGAGGAGGAGCGTAAAAAACAATTAGAACGGGATAAAATCCTTGAGCAAGAAcgagaaaacttcaaaatatgGCTGGCGTCGAAGAAAAGAGATGAAGATAAAAGAAAAGCTGAAATGGAAAGACAGCGGCAATTGGATCAATTAAGAGACTTGGAAAAACAGAAAAGACATCTCGAGAATCAAATCAAATATCAGATATGGTTGAAGAGGAAGGAGGAAGCTGATATAG AAAAGAAGAACCAggaacaattgaaaattttacaggCACAGATAGAGAGAGAGCGAAGGTCCATAGCAAATCAGAAAGCGTTCGAAGAATGGCTAGAGTTTTCAAAAAATAAGCCTAGGCCACTTCCGCTCAATAAAGGACTTGATA GTTTGAGATCATCTCTCTCTGTTACCTATGTCAATCCTGTTCCTTGGGTACCTAACATAGATTTAAAGCCAGCTtcacagtaa
- the LOC123681011 gene encoding rapamycin-insensitive companion of mTOR isoform X2, whose translation MMTSWMLKHPKLRPDRLRRGKSKDLGEAIDITLEPEHVMKKLISGICDEEKEDKLKFLKAFVDFSKKINGDFGSIGYHVREVLICLRVSLVHAIPHIRAAGLKAIRHTISNENDIVIFNNLSIPYLAARCLDLSLKNDAERLEAMKLMRKVLLISPSNFHECLVRCLISLANSGIEEKDRMLRICLATLCEISILNSQKFIETGGVAAITRNLLESQIPKISESLCGILLYLLDKPCTREIADVDLDSVATPYCDFHYKHDWKDKNRDERDLRFNCSRLAMLTILRSWSGILQFCNPSNKSGLIAIIGILHLNQLEVRKAILDLLYELLGLPQPEWTDELSVALSAVDPSEPQISWRLNEGFVVAEGQSVLPHLAKYTPRITDMHLAALLYCFQNNGLIEALVEVIATSDTFISVRATVLLGELLRLIQLLLPSECCTSASALPTLLEYATKNSPQAIGAITALVQFHKLLKKRPVSHSLYLDFILRSGSCLKGTTKFNKLLNERRRRSIKSKIKKFVFHSAKDIVKDTSVLLHKDHLQWNWNLIRIIIKGQSNIKLTMNDSSHKIFLRRLVDFYLPSNNKFSHMDLSASKVCLAYTMVGIELIQFLVELNEPECVKLLNDLFIDILSHINALTSGKSVHDCLFSPQHMVNTQCQYYFLFVGRLATTELGLNILNQINMFQCLQNLVTTTNNDCYVKLIISSMDYSENTLSQNLLAAVLKCNIESSRLYATQFLLILLRSGIPEFASWGIPLLIGQLKDQAKVISLCALSIIHEACESLECLEVIINTPIDFDNLGWRGTFLLARILSHSNGLAKFCKEKSIVDEIKKWDECFSYRYVKQVEDDISDSLTLHQRGPDGKYDKRLSNARMFNYKDRHLPPHLYGQLSRLNEGFKVLMEHGSVTKFLKVVTNGPYSSDEEILEMKASIWALAHLCTSSEGIELLLGEVVTQLIRLAENASVYSVRGTAYYALGLIGTTQAGADEIYKMGWISTRHNRHELWPLVQEESLIPSDSENGSEDGFLEYSFGGSPMSNRLLEDNFERHMVWRKSSTLPNNRNYSNIFHQRSMSESKTFEMSKNYELRLRERVGLTKQFSNRSTESSMSSGDFYPGSKLPMMQGQTLSPIPSSSNVVAYNKPKQKIRRYSESGRRDSAQSDYLQVI comes from the exons tCTGAGAGTTTCATTAGTTCATGCTATACCCCATATTCGTGCTGCAGGCTTAAAAGCTATAAGGCACaccatttcaaatgaaaatgatattgtaatattcaataatttatctATACCCTATTTGGCTGCAAG ATGCCTGGATTTGTCACTAAAGAATGATGCTGAGAGATTGGAAGCCATGAAACTAATGCGAAAAGTCCTTCTGATATCAccatcaaattttcatgaatgttTAGTTAGGTGTCTAATTTCTTTAGCTAATAGTGGCATTGAAGAGAAAGATAGAATGCTAAGGATATGTCTTGCTACATTATGTGAAATAA GTATATTAAATAgccaaaaattcattgaaacaggCGGAGTTGCTGCTATAACAAGAAATTTACTGGAAAgtcaaattccaaaaatttcagAATCCTTATGTGGTATACTTCTGTACTTATTGGATAAACCATGTACAAGGGAAATAGCTGATGTTGACTTAGACTCTGTCGCTACACCTTACTGTGATTTTCATTATAAACATGATTGGAAAGATAAAAATCG AGATGAAAGAGATTTAAGATTCAACTGCAGCCGATTAGCTATGCTCACAATTCTCAGAAGTTGGTCTGGTATTTTACAGTTTTGCAATCCAAGCAACAAATCTGGTTTAATAGCCATTATAGGTATTCTACATCTCAATCAGTTAGAAGTTAGG aaagcTATTTTGGATCTTTTATATGAACTATTAGGTCTTCCACAACCTGAATGGACAGATGAACTGTCTGTTGCTTTAAGTGCAGTAGATCCTAGTGAGCCTCAGATATCATGGAGGTTAAACGAAGGCTTTGTGGTTGCAGAAGGTCAATCAGTATTACCTCACCTTGCAAAATATACTCCAAGAATAACTGACATGCATTTGGCTGCCCTTTTATACTGCTTTCAAAATAATGGTCTCATTGAAGCTCTTGTTGAAGTTATTGCTACAAGTGATACCTTTATAAGCGTGAGAGCTACTGTATTACTAG GAGAACTGTTACGTCTTATTCAACTTCTACTGCCATCAGAATGCTGTACTTCTGCATCTGCCCTGCCAACACTCTTAGAATATGCAACAAAAAACAGTCCTCAAGCAATTGGGGCCATAACTGCCTTAGTTCAATTCCATAA gttATTAAAGAAAAGACCAGTTTCACATAGTTTATATTTAGATTTTATATTGAGAAGTGGAAGTTGTCTTAAAGGTACTACTAAATTCaacaaattattgaatgaacGGCGTCGAAGGAgtataaaatcaaaaataaaaaaa TTCGTTTTTCATTCGGCAAAGGATATAGTAAAAGACACAAGTGTTTTACTCCACAAGGATCATCTGCAATGGAATTGGAATTTGATTAGAATTATCATAAAG GGACAAAGTAACATAAAACTCACAATGAATGATAGTTCCCACAAAATCTTCCTTAGACGCTTAGTTGATTTTTATCTACCTTCAAACAATAAGTTTTCACACATGGATCTAAGTGCTTCTAAAGTGTGTTTAGCCTACACCATGGTGGGAATTGAACTTATTCAGTTTCTAGTAGAATTAAATGAACCTGAATGTgttaaattattgaatgatCTCTTCATAGATATTTTGAGCCATATCAATGCACTTACTAGTGGAAAAAGTGTTCATGATTGTCTTTTCAGTCCACAGCATATGGTTAATACTCAGTgtcaatattatttcttgtttgttggAAGATTAGCTACAACAGAACTGGGTTTGAATATACTCAACCAAATTAATATGTTTCAATG TTTACAAAATTTAGTTACAACAACTAATAATGACTGTTACGTTAAGTTAATCATTTCATCGATGGATTACAGTGAAAACACATTGAGCCAAAATCTTTTAGCAGCTGTATTAAAATGTAATATCGAAAGTTCTCGGTTGTATGCAACCCAGTTCTTATTAATCTTACTAAGATCGGGTATCCCAGAATTTGCAAGCTGGGGAATACCTTTATTGATTGGTCAACTGAAGGATCAGGCAAAAGTCATATCTTTGTGTGCCTTGTCTATAATACATGAAGCTTGCGAATCTTTAGAATGTTTAGAAGTAATTATCAACACTCCAATTGATTTTGACAATCTTGGATGGAGAGGAACTTTTTTGTTGGCGAGAATCTTATCTCATTCTAATGGACTCGCTAAATTTTGTAAAGAAAAGAGCATAGtggatgaaattaaaaaatgggATGAATGTTTTTCATACCGATATGTTAAACAAGTTGAGGACGATATTTCCGATTCCTTGACTCTTCACCAAAGGGGACCTGATGGAAAATATGATAAGAGATTGAGTAATGCTCGAATGTTCAATTATAAAGATCGTCATCTTCCTCCTCACTTATATGGACAGCTGTCTAGATTAAATGAAGGCTTCAAAGTTCTAATGGAACATGGATCAGTAACGAAGTTTTTAAAA gtTGTAACGAATGGTCCATACAGTTCTGATGAAGAAATACTTGAAATGAAAGCAAGCATTTGGGCTTTGGCCCATTTGTGTACTTCTTCAGAAGGTATTGAACTTTTGCTTGGTGAAGTTGTTACTCAATTGATACGTTTAGCTGAAAATGCTAGTGTTTATTCAGTTAGAGGAACGGCATATTATGCATTAGGGCTTATTGGAACAACTCAAGctggtgctgatgaaatatataaaatgg GTTGGATTAGTACACGTCATAATAGACATGAACTGTGGCCTCTAGTACAAGAAGAATCACTTATACCTAGTGATTCAGAAAATGGATCCGAAGATGGATTTTTAGAATATAGCTTTGGAGGTTCTCCAATGTCCAATCGTTTACTTGAAG ATAACTTTGAGAGACATATGGTTTGGAGAAAATCTTCAACTCTTCCTAATAATaggaattattcaaatatatttcatcaacgTTCAATGTCAGAGAGCAAAACATTTGAGATGTCAAAAAACTATGAATTGAGGTTACGTGAAAGAGTAGGATTAACTAAACAGTTCAGTAATAGATCAACTGAATCAAGTATGAGTTCAGGCGATTTTTACCCAGGATCCAAATTGCCAAT gATGCAAGGCCAAACTCTAAGTCCCATACCTAGTTCCTCAAATGTTGTGGCTTATAACAAACCAAAGCAAAAAATAAGAAGATACTCTGAGTCTGGTAGACGAGATTCTGCTCAAAGTG ATTATTTGCAGGTTATTTag